In a genomic window of Comamonadaceae bacterium OTU4NAUVB1:
- the ndk gene encoding nucleoside-diphosphate kinase, with amino-acid sequence MAIERTLSIIKPDAVAKNAIGQIVARFEAAGLKIAAAKLVQLSRAEAEQFYGVHKARPFFKDLVEFMISGPVFVQVLEGEGAIAKNRDLMGATDPKKADAGTIRADFADSIDANAVHGSDAAETAANEIAFFFAGLSVYAR; translated from the coding sequence ATGGCCATCGAACGCACCCTCTCCATCATCAAGCCCGACGCCGTCGCCAAGAACGCCATCGGCCAGATCGTCGCCCGTTTCGAAGCCGCCGGCCTGAAGATCGCCGCCGCCAAGCTGGTCCAGCTCTCCCGTGCCGAGGCCGAGCAGTTCTACGGCGTGCACAAGGCCCGTCCCTTCTTCAAGGATCTGGTCGAGTTCATGATCTCCGGCCCCGTGTTCGTGCAGGTGCTCGAGGGCGAGGGCGCCATCGCCAAGAACCGCGACCTGATGGGCGCCACCGACCCGAAGAAGGCCGACGCCGGCACCATCCGCGCCGACTTCGCCGACAGCATCGACGCCAACGCCGTGCACGGCTCCGACGCCGCCGAGACCGCTGCCAACGAGATCGCCTTCTTCTTCGCCGGCCTGAGCGTCTACGCACGCTGA
- a CDS encoding rRNA pseudouridine synthase: MSSSVPEDTGASAAEDPRSTPASAAPVEADAVPGTEPKKRPRRRKPVAAPEADVITAPTPEAVPAVAEVAPASAPVPAPMAVEVEVAPVLPVAARIQGDVANVEVVDDEDEDEEEPDDEEDDLDRERRALDRARRNAPPTQPIRFVDVISGQFDADEESPEVPPLKRVLLPEADSPKLHKVLAQAGLGSRLEMEALIVQGRISVNGEPAHVGQRIQFGDQIKVNGKPIRYRIDPPPARVIAYHKPVGEVVSHDDPQNRPTVFRKLPRLHQGKWQSVGRLDLNTEGLLLFTSSGDLANQLMHPRFGLEREYAVRVLGAINAEEKKKLLEGVRLDDGMAQFGTIEEGGGEGSNHWYRVTISEGRNREVRRLFESVGHAVSRLIRIRYGAMLLPRGLKRGAWMELDDRDIRSLFQAAGGGERAERNAPRPGAGPRGPNADAGAGGRSGRGPRRGNDTTNRKAAGNAGGLPQGRRGGGGGGFTGYGKGPGAAGPGNGAGGQRGGRRGDAPAAPGGASQPDPMKTSLGYIGADSFSRQRKEQRQGPPRRSGGPGGGGGFGGPGGGKRRGR; encoded by the coding sequence ATGAGTTCCTCGGTCCCCGAAGACACCGGCGCATCCGCCGCCGAAGATCCCCGTTCCACGCCGGCGTCCGCCGCGCCGGTCGAGGCCGATGCCGTCCCCGGTACCGAGCCGAAGAAGCGTCCGCGCCGCCGCAAGCCCGTCGCGGCGCCGGAGGCCGACGTGATCACGGCCCCGACGCCGGAAGCGGTCCCGGCCGTCGCCGAAGTCGCTCCGGCGTCCGCGCCTGTACCTGCGCCGATGGCGGTGGAGGTGGAGGTGGCACCGGTGCTCCCGGTCGCTGCCCGCATCCAGGGCGATGTCGCGAACGTCGAAGTCGTCGATGACGAGGACGAGGACGAAGAGGAACCCGACGACGAGGAGGACGACCTCGATCGCGAACGCCGCGCGCTGGACCGCGCCCGCCGCAACGCGCCACCGACCCAGCCGATCCGCTTCGTCGACGTCATCTCCGGCCAGTTCGACGCCGACGAGGAAAGCCCCGAGGTGCCGCCCCTCAAGCGCGTGCTGCTGCCCGAGGCCGACTCGCCCAAGCTGCACAAGGTGCTCGCGCAGGCCGGGCTGGGCTCGCGCCTGGAGATGGAGGCGCTCATCGTGCAGGGCCGCATCTCGGTCAACGGCGAGCCGGCGCACGTCGGCCAGCGCATCCAGTTCGGCGACCAGATCAAGGTCAACGGCAAGCCGATCCGCTACCGCATCGACCCGCCCCCGGCGCGTGTCATCGCCTATCACAAGCCCGTCGGCGAGGTGGTCTCGCACGACGATCCGCAGAACCGCCCGACCGTGTTCCGCAAGCTGCCGCGCCTGCACCAGGGCAAGTGGCAGTCGGTCGGCCGCCTCGACCTGAACACCGAGGGCCTGCTGCTGTTCACCAGCTCGGGCGATCTGGCCAACCAGCTGATGCATCCGCGCTTCGGCCTGGAGCGCGAATACGCCGTGCGCGTCCTCGGCGCCATCAACGCCGAGGAAAAGAAGAAGCTGCTCGAGGGTGTGCGCCTGGACGACGGCATGGCGCAGTTCGGCACGATCGAGGAGGGCGGCGGCGAAGGCTCCAATCACTGGTACCGGGTGACGATCTCAGAGGGCCGCAACCGCGAGGTGCGCCGCCTGTTCGAGTCGGTCGGCCACGCGGTCAGCCGGCTGATCCGCATCCGCTATGGCGCGATGCTGCTGCCGCGCGGCCTCAAGCGCGGTGCCTGGATGGAACTCGACGACCGCGACATCCGGTCCCTGTTCCAGGCCGCCGGGGGCGGGGAGCGCGCCGAACGCAACGCGCCCCGGCCCGGTGCCGGCCCGCGCGGACCGAACGCCGATGCCGGCGCAGGCGGGCGCAGCGGGCGCGGTCCCCGGCGCGGCAACGACACCACCAACCGCAAGGCCGCCGGCAACGCGGGCGGACTGCCGCAGGGACGCCGTGGCGGCGGTGGCGGTGGCTTCACGGGCTACGGCAAGGGACCCGGCGCAGCCGGGCCGGGCAATGGCGCCGGCGGGCAGCGCGGCGGTCGGCGCGGCGATGCTCCGGCGGCCCCGGGTGGCGCCAGCCAGCCCGATCCGATGAAGACCTCGCTCGGCTACATCGGCGCCGACAGCTTCTCGCGCCAGCGCAAGGAGCAGCGCCAGGGACCACCACGCCGCAGCGGCGGCCCCGGCGGCGGTGGCGGCTTCGGCGGTCCCGGCGGCGGCAAGCGGCGCGGCCGCTAG
- the pilW gene encoding type IV pilus biogenesis/stability protein PilW, with the protein MRRLVRSSLSPSVRRVARLLAIAGAIALVAGCTSTRTSRVLPNDVNSGGANIVSASDEPSERRRARLRLELAVGYFQAGQTAVALEEAKQSLVIDPKFADAYNLRGLIYMRLDEAALAEDSFRRAIALNPREPNTLHNYGWLLCQQGRHGDASAQFALALAVPGYADKAKTLMTQGLCQVKAGDRAGAERSLLQAHELDPGNPVVGFNLALLMRERGDPQRAQFYIRRVNNGPSANAETLWLGIRIERALQNREAQAQLGMQLRRRFPESREAMALERGSFDD; encoded by the coding sequence ATGCGTCGCCTCGTGCGTTCGAGCCTGTCGCCCTCGGTGCGCCGCGTGGCACGCCTGCTCGCGATCGCGGGCGCCATCGCCCTGGTCGCGGGCTGCACGTCCACCCGGACGTCCCGGGTGCTGCCGAACGACGTGAACAGCGGTGGCGCGAACATCGTCAGCGCGTCCGACGAGCCCAGCGAGCGCCGCCGCGCGCGGCTGCGCCTCGAACTGGCCGTGGGCTACTTCCAGGCCGGACAGACCGCGGTGGCGCTCGAGGAGGCCAAGCAGTCGCTCGTCATCGATCCGAAATTCGCCGACGCCTACAACCTGCGTGGACTGATCTACATGCGCCTGGACGAGGCCGCCCTGGCCGAGGACAGCTTCCGTCGCGCCATCGCACTGAATCCGCGCGAGCCGAACACGCTGCACAACTACGGCTGGCTGCTGTGCCAGCAGGGCCGCCACGGCGATGCGAGCGCGCAGTTCGCCCTCGCGCTGGCGGTTCCCGGCTATGCCGACAAGGCCAAGACGCTGATGACCCAGGGCCTGTGCCAGGTCAAGGCCGGCGATCGCGCCGGTGCCGAGCGCAGCCTGCTGCAGGCCCACGAGCTCGATCCCGGCAATCCGGTCGTCGGTTTCAACCTCGCCCTGCTGATGCGGGAGCGGGGCGACCCCCAGCGCGCCCAGTTCTACATCCGGCGCGTCAACAACGGGCCTTCGGCCAACGCCGAGACGCTGTGGCTGGGCATCAGGATCGAGCGTGCGCTCCAGAATCGGGAAGCCCAGGCGCAACTCGGAATGCAATTGCGGCGTCGCTTCCCCGAATCCCGGGAAGCGATGGCCCTCGAACGCGGGAGTTTCGATGATTGA
- the scpB gene encoding SMC-Scp complex subunit ScpB — MNTADAKRILETALICSTQPLPVRELRVLFGDELDADAIKALLAELQEDWSQRGLELVGVASGWRFQSRPEMREHLDRLHPEKPPRYTRAVLETLAIIAYRQPVTRGDMEDIRGVTINSLILKQLEDRNWVEVIGHRETVGRPALYATTRQFLDDLGLDSIDQLPLIEAPGAPAPATDAVSAVVDPRAAPVGHGTSTPPTPASGRHLP; from the coding sequence ATGAATACGGCGGATGCCAAGCGCATTCTCGAGACCGCCCTGATCTGTTCGACGCAACCCCTGCCGGTGCGCGAGCTGCGCGTGCTGTTCGGGGACGAACTCGACGCCGACGCCATCAAGGCCCTGCTCGCCGAACTTCAGGAGGACTGGTCCCAGCGCGGGCTCGAACTCGTCGGCGTGGCGAGCGGCTGGCGCTTCCAGAGCCGCCCCGAGATGCGCGAGCACCTCGACCGCCTGCATCCCGAAAAACCCCCGCGCTACACGCGCGCCGTCCTCGAGACGCTGGCCATCATCGCCTACCGGCAGCCCGTCACGCGTGGCGACATGGAGGACATCCGCGGCGTGACGATCAATTCGCTCATCCTCAAGCAACTCGAGGATCGCAACTGGGTCGAGGTGATCGGCCATCGCGAGACCGTCGGCCGTCCCGCGCTCTACGCGACGACGCGTCAGTTCCTCGACGACCTGGGGCTCGACTCGATCGACCAGCTTCCCCTGATCGAGGCTCCGGGCGCGCCCGCGCCTGCAACCGACGCGGTGTCCGCCGTCGTCGATCCCCGCGCCGCGCCCGTCGGCCACGGGACATCCACCCCGCCGACCCCGGCATCCGGAAGACATCTCCCATGA
- the rlmN gene encoding 23S rRNA (adenine(2503)-C(2))-methyltransferase RlmN: protein MTTVNLLEFDLEGLAAFCERLGEKRFRATQLFRWIHQRGASDFTQMTDLAKSLREKLATTARIEALPVSAQHESKDGTIKWLFDVGGGDAVEAVFIPEDDRGTLCVSSQAGCAVGCRFCSTGHQGFSRNLTTGEITAQLWFAEHFLRRHLKRDERVISNVVMMGMGEPLQNYAALVPALRTMLDDNGYGLSRRRVTVSTSGVVPMIDRLGGDCPVALAVSLHAPNDNLRDDLVPLNRKYPIAELLEACGRYLAHAPRDFITFEYCMLDGVNDTPEHAAQLVALVRAQGVSCKFNLIPFNPFPASGLLRSPQARVVAFAKVLSEAGLVTTVRKTRGDDIDAACGQLAGDVRDRTRAAERMAGRRTVMLHPVRADAAADAAPAQRR, encoded by the coding sequence ATGACCACCGTCAATCTGCTCGAGTTCGATCTGGAGGGGTTGGCCGCGTTCTGCGAACGGCTGGGCGAGAAGCGTTTCCGCGCGACCCAGCTCTTTCGCTGGATCCACCAGCGCGGCGCGAGCGACTTCACGCAGATGACCGATCTGGCGAAGTCGCTGCGCGAGAAGCTCGCGACGACCGCGCGGATCGAGGCGCTGCCGGTGTCCGCGCAGCACGAATCCAAGGACGGCACCATCAAGTGGCTGTTCGACGTCGGTGGCGGCGATGCGGTCGAGGCGGTCTTCATTCCCGAGGACGACCGGGGCACGCTGTGCGTGTCGTCCCAGGCCGGCTGCGCGGTGGGCTGCCGTTTCTGCTCGACCGGCCACCAGGGCTTCAGCCGCAACCTGACGACCGGCGAGATCACCGCGCAGCTGTGGTTCGCCGAACATTTCCTGCGCCGTCACCTGAAGCGTGACGAGCGCGTCATCTCCAACGTCGTGATGATGGGCATGGGCGAGCCGCTGCAGAACTACGCGGCACTGGTGCCGGCCCTGCGCACGATGCTCGACGACAACGGCTACGGCCTGTCGCGCCGCCGCGTGACGGTGTCCACGTCGGGCGTGGTGCCGATGATCGATCGCCTGGGCGGCGATTGCCCGGTGGCCCTGGCCGTCTCGCTGCACGCGCCCAACGACAACCTGCGCGACGATCTCGTGCCGCTCAATCGCAAGTACCCCATCGCCGAACTGCTCGAGGCTTGCGGGCGCTACCTCGCGCACGCCCCGCGCGACTTCATCACGTTCGAGTACTGCATGCTCGACGGGGTCAACGACACGCCCGAGCATGCGGCGCAACTGGTCGCATTGGTGCGCGCGCAGGGGGTGTCGTGCAAGTTCAACCTGATTCCCTTCAACCCCTTCCCGGCCTCGGGCCTGCTGCGTTCGCCGCAGGCGCGGGTCGTGGCCTTCGCGAAAGTGCTCAGCGAGGCCGGCCTGGTGACCACCGTGCGCAAGACGCGCGGCGACGACATCGACGCCGCCTGCGGCCAGCTGGCCGGCGACGTCAGGGATCGCACGCGTGCCGCCGAGCGCATGGCCGGGCGGCGGACCGTCATGCTGCACCCGGTGCGTGCCGACGCAGCCGCCGACGCCGCGCCGGCGCAACGACGCTGA